In a genomic window of Scyliorhinus torazame isolate Kashiwa2021f chromosome 5, sScyTor2.1, whole genome shotgun sequence:
- the LOC140419796 gene encoding uncharacterized protein, whose product MERGMRDPSVGKPYPCSDCGCSFSRASSLTRHQRVHTGEQPYVCADCARRFSFPSELELHRRSHTGEWPFTCRACGTGFNQLGHLEMHGRVHTGERPFTCSTCGKAFTQQSALLRHRRLHTAERPFACPHCGRRFSQSSHLLTHARVHSDERPFPCSDCGKRFKRARELMQHQRFHTGERPFTCPACGKGFTESSTLLVHQRAHTGERPFTCPVCRKGFSLSSSLREHRHVHRDDRPFECSVCGKSFKSSKYLKIHQGIHSKERPFSCPDCGKGFCRSSGLLKHRRVHTGERPFACSHCGMGFTQSSSLLVHQRLHTQERPFTCPECGKGFTLASSLREHRLVHIDNRPFKCPDCQKCFKSAKDLRRHRQVHGREKPFRCSHCEKTFMQAGSLLRHHRAKDPKGQLLAPCVKRDSPVSLSC is encoded by the coding sequence ATGGAAAGGGGGATGCGTGATCCCAGTGTGGGCAAGCCCTACCCCTGCTCCGACTGTGGATGCTCCTTCAGCCGAGCCTCCAGCCTGACGAGGCACCAGCGGGTACACACCGGGGAGCAGCCGTACGTCTGCGCCGACTGTGCGAGGAGATTCAGCTTCCCCTCCGAGCTGGAGCTGCACAGGCGCAGCCACACCGGGGAGTGGCCCTTCACCTGCCGGGCCTGCGGAACAGGGTTCAACCAGCTGGGCCATCTTGAGATGCACGGCCGGGTCCACACAggcgagaggccgttcacctgctccacgtgtgggaaggcgTTCACCCAGCAGTCGGCCCTGCTGAGGCACCGACGCCTGCACACTGCCGAGAGGCCGTTTGCCTGCCCGCACTGCGGCAGGCGGTTCAGTCAGTCCTCCCACCTGCTGACTCATGCCCGGGTCCACTCTGACGAGAGGCCCTTCCCCTGCTCGGACTGCGGGAAGCGCTTCAAGAGGGCGCGCGAGCTGATGCAGCACCAGCGCttccacaccggggagaggccgttcacctgccctgccTGCGGGAAGGGCTTCACCGAGTCGTCCACCCTGCTAGTCCACCAGCgagctcacaccggggagaggccgttcacctgccccgtgTGCAGGAAGGGGTTCAGCCTGTCGTCCTCCCTCCGCGAACATCGTCACGTACACAGGGACGACCGACCCTTCGAGTGCTCAGTCTGTGGCAAGAGCTTCAAGAGCTCCAAGTACCTGAAGATCCACCAGGGCATTCACAGcaaggagaggccgttcagctgcccaGACTGCGGGAAGGGCTTCTGCAGGTCATCCGGGCTGCTGAAACACCggcgggttcacaccggggagaggcccttCGCCTGCTCCCATTGCGGGATGGGGTTCACCCAGTCCTCCAGCCTGTTGGTCCACCAGCGGCTCCACACCCaggagaggcccttcacctgccCTGAGTGCGGGAAGGGCTTCACTCTGGCGTCCTCTCTGCGCGAGCACCGGCTCGTCCACATCGACAACAGGCCGTTCAAATGTCCCGACTGCCAGAAGTGCTTCAAATCCGCCAAAGATCTGCGAAGGCATCGTCAGGTTCACGGGCGAGAGAAACCGTTCCGCTGCTCCCACTGCGAGAAGACGTTTATGCAGGCGGGAAGCCTCCTCAGGCACCACCGAGCCAAGGACCCAAAGGGTCAGTTACTTGCTCCGTGTGTGAAGAGAGATTCACCCGTTTCTCTgagctgctga